One window of the Triticum dicoccoides isolate Atlit2015 ecotype Zavitan chromosome 3B, WEW_v2.0, whole genome shotgun sequence genome contains the following:
- the LOC119281714 gene encoding cyclin-dependent protein kinase inhibitor SMR5-like produces MAMESGAEAAAAAAGYYGGTCGWETPKREECRIPATLPCPAAPRKAAADFGTPRRPPKNGYFQPPDLEALFALAPRRQASCA; encoded by the coding sequence ATGGCCATGGAGAGCGGCGcagaggccgcggcggcggcggcgggctactACGGCGGCACCTGCGGGTGGGAGACGCCGAAGCGGGAGGAGTGCCGCATCCCGGCGACGCTGCCCTGCCCCGCGGCGCCGAGGAAGGCCGCCGCGGACTTCGGCACGCCCCGGCGCCCGCCCAAGAACGGCTACTTCCAGCCGCCTGACCTCGAGGCCCTCTTTGCGCTGGCCCCGCGCCGGCAGGCGTCTTGCGCGTGA
- the LOC119277572 gene encoding putative laccase-5, whose product MGAPHGLRRHAAASACPLLAFAVLLALPGLAAGVTRRYTFNVGMTSVTRLCGTKSIPTVNGQFPGPRLDAREGDRLVVTVHNHMSRNVSFHWHGLRQLRNGWADGPAYITQCPIQPGQSYVYDFTVAGQRGTLWWHAHLSWLRVHLYGPLVILPELGVPYPFAAPYKEVSIMFGEWFKADTESVISQALQTGAGPNVSDAYTFNGLPGPTYNCSSSKDTYTLKVRPGRTYMLRLINSALNDELFFGIANHTLTVVEADANYVKPFTVSTLVISPGQTMNVLLTTSASPSSQAFAMAIAPYTNTQGTFDNTTAAAVLRYNAPTPPSSTQNLPLPALPRYSDTNAVARFTSNFRSLASAQYPARVPQAVDRHVLFTVGLGTDPCPSNQTCQGPNGTKFAASINNNSFVRPRSALLEAHYQRRYAGVLMANFPTTPPHPFNYTGTPPNNTFVAHGTRVVPLKFNTSVELVMQGTAIQGAESHPLHMHGFNFFVVGQGFGNYDPINDPAKYNLVDPVERNTVSVPTAGWVAVRFLADNPGVWLMHCHFDVHLSWGLSMAWMVDDGPLPNQKMLPPPSDLPKC is encoded by the exons ATGGGTGCTCCTCACGGCCTCCGGCGACACGCCGCCGCCTCTGCGTGCCCCCTCCTTGCGTTCGCCGTCCTCCTCGCATTGCCGGGCCTCGCCGCCGGTGTCACCCGGCGCTACACGTTCAAT GTGGGAATGACGAGCGTGACGCGGCTGTGCGGCACCAAGAGCATCCCGACGGTGAACGGGCAGTTCCCGGGGCCGAGGCTTGACGCGCGGGAGGGCGATCGCCTCGTGGTCACCGTCCACAACCACATGAGCCGCAACGTCTCGTTCCACTG GCACGGGCTTCGGCAGCTGCGCAACGGGTGGGCGGACGGGCCGGCGTACATCACGCAGTGCCCGATACAGCCAGGGCAGAGCTACGTGTACGACTTCACCGTCGCCGGGCAGCGCGGCACGCTGTGGTGGCACGCGCACCTCTCCTGGCTCCGCGTGCATCTCTACGGGCCTCTCGTCATCCTCCCCGAGCTCGGGGTGCCCTACCCATTCGCCGCCCCCTACAAGGAGGTGTCCATCATGTTCG GCGAGTGGTTCAAGGCCGATACGGAGTCGGTGATCAGCCAGGCCCTTCAGACTGGCGCTGGCCCAAATGTCTCCGACGCCTACACTTTCAATGGGCTCCCCGGCCCAACTTATAACTGTTCGTCGTCCAAAG ACACGTACACGCTGAAGGTCCGCCCCGGGAGGACGTACATGCTCCGGCTCATCAACTCGGCGCTCAACGACGAGCTCTTCTTCGGGATCGCCAACCACACGCTCACCGTCGTCGAGGCGGACGCCAACTACGTCAAGCCCTTCACCGTCAGCACGCTCGTCATCTCGCCGGGGCAGACCATGAACGTGCTGCTCACCACGTCCGCCAGCCCTTCGTCCCAGGCGTTCGCCATGGCCATCGCGCCGTACACCAACACCCAGGGCACGTTCGACAACACCACCGCCGCGGCCGTCCTCCGGTACAACGCCCCGACGCCGCCGAGCTCCACCCAGAACCTCCCCCTGCCGGCCCTGCCGCGGTACAGCGACACCAACGCCGTGGCCAGGTTCACGAGCAACTTCCGGAGCCTCGCGAGCGCGCAGTACCCGGCGCGCGTGCCGCAGGCCGTGGACCGGCACGTCCTGTTCACCGTCGGCCTCGGCACGGACCCGTGCCCGTCCAACCAGACCTGCCAGGGCCCGAACGGCACCAAGTTCGCGGCGTCCATCAACAACAACTCGTTCGTCCGGCCCAGGAGCGCGCTCCTCGAGGCGCACTACCAGCGCCGCTATGCCGGCGTGCTCATGGCCAACTTCCCGACCACGCCGCCGCACCCGTTCAACTACACCGGCACCCCGCCCAACAACACGTTCGTCGCCCACGGCACGAGGGTGGTGCCGCTCAAGTTCAACACCTCGGTAGAACTGGTGATGCAGGGCACCGCCATCCAGGGCGCCGAGAGCCACCCCCTGCACATGCACGGCTTCAACTTCTTCGTGGTTGGGCAAGGCTTTGGCAACTACGACCCCATCAACGATCCGGCCAAGTACAACCTCGTCGACCCCGTCGAGCGGAACACCGTCAGCGTGCCCACCGCCGGCTGGGTCGCCGTGCGGTTCCTCGCCGACAATCCCG GTGTGTGGCTTATGCACTGCCACTTCGACGTCCACTTGAGCTGGGGACTCTCCATGGCGTGGATGGTCGACgacgggccgctgcccaatcaaaaGATGTTGCCTCCGCCGTCCGATCTTCCGAAATGCTGA